A DNA window from Gammaproteobacteria bacterium contains the following coding sequences:
- a CDS encoding MerR family transcriptional regulator has product MAAKEWMYIGEVAERTGLTERTLRFYEEHALISPPRTESGRRVYGSAELTTLHHITVLKRAGFSLSDIKLLLSAPTFDAKEIIAAQIAALEAERSAIDKALGGLKRVKAALAAGATLDAESLCELIHQGERQMPNETWKEYWEKHCTPEENERWMAAKLEAAQGDPDGYLKKWRDLAHEIEQALPLDPASESAQRFLARWNALLTPFVAALDDQMKAEAATLVAKTADGSLEPPLSREAFDFIELARQASKLRNA; this is encoded by the coding sequence ATGGCGGCTAAAGAGTGGATGTACATCGGCGAGGTGGCCGAGCGCACCGGCCTGACCGAACGTACTCTGCGCTTCTACGAAGAGCATGCCCTCATCTCGCCCCCTCGAACCGAATCAGGCCGACGCGTATACGGAAGTGCCGAGCTGACAACCTTGCATCACATCACGGTCCTGAAGCGGGCCGGTTTCTCGCTCTCCGACATCAAGCTATTGCTTAGCGCCCCAACGTTCGATGCCAAAGAGATCATAGCAGCTCAAATCGCTGCTCTCGAGGCAGAACGGTCCGCCATCGACAAGGCTCTCGGCGGCCTGAAGCGCGTAAAGGCGGCGCTCGCAGCCGGAGCCACTCTCGATGCGGAGTCGCTGTGCGAGCTCATTCACCAAGGAGAACGACAAATGCCGAACGAGACTTGGAAAGAGTACTGGGAGAAGCACTGCACCCCGGAGGAAAACGAGCGTTGGATGGCGGCGAAGCTCGAAGCGGCACAGGGAGATCCGGACGGGTACCTGAAGAAGTGGCGCGATCTGGCTCATGAGATCGAGCAGGCGTTGCCGCTGGATCCAGCCTCCGAAAGCGCACAGCGCTTCTTGGCGAGATGGAATGCGCTGCTCACGCCTTTCGTTGCGGCCCTTGACGACCAGATGAAGGCCGAGGCCGCGACGCTGGTCGCCAAGACGGCGGATGGTTCCCTCGAGCCGCCGCTCAGTAGAGAGGCGTTCGACTTCATCGAGTTGGCGAGGCAGGCGTCCAAGCTGCGCAACGCCTAG
- a CDS encoding DUF6194 family protein — translation MIGQKQVLSQTEVEAFIGRLPDAQRVDAFGYALYFVGGDRRLPFATIASSDSEFDNVSNLEREGVYRLNIGVSKETFRRLFGEREPQVVDYTELDVFMPHPHYSRQHFICILNPRGDNAEQAKRLVEEAHSIAAARWKRKQKGS, via the coding sequence GTGATCGGTCAGAAGCAGGTCCTGAGCCAAACGGAGGTGGAGGCGTTCATCGGTCGACTGCCCGATGCGCAGCGAGTGGACGCCTTCGGATACGCGCTCTACTTCGTCGGTGGCGATCGTCGCTTACCGTTTGCGACGATCGCAAGCTCGGACAGTGAATTCGATAACGTCTCGAACCTCGAGCGGGAAGGCGTGTACCGATTGAACATCGGTGTAAGCAAGGAGACCTTCAGGCGACTGTTCGGCGAACGCGAACCGCAGGTCGTGGACTATACCGAGCTCGACGTCTTCATGCCTCATCCGCACTACTCACGCCAGCACTTCATATGCATCCTGAATCCGCGCGGAGACAATGCGGAGCAAGCCAAACGGCTCGTCGAGGAGGCTCATTCCATTGCCGCGGCACGGTGGAAGCGAAAGCAGAAGGGCTCATGA
- a CDS encoding HEAT repeat domain-containing protein: protein MTRRIPSMPLPGMLRYRLAAALALGALAAPTDAQLPPTRLASIDVYRTTQLDAEDVERRYAPAIRELVAAISANDEEAGARIQDEIVESLRESGDFAFVALDITTTFAVDENVLNATIELVDTADAAARLSFGPEPTGSVADPDGVLASWAEYERTSIELLQKRQIEPTIADCPAHHCILGFEHPALAPFLERFDRAAREHHDALVRVLREDADPQKRGHAAFVLAHVEDAHALVRDLVPSFDDPSSLVRNNAMRVLLMVAQRDREVAIPFAPLARRIDDPDSGCRNKAASLIAALADRPEYRDDILAIAPAVLRLLRLEKPNNHDPAYHILRTISGESFGERDYERWQAWIEQTRTAGVPASPSR, encoded by the coding sequence ATGACGAGACGAATCCCCTCGATGCCCTTACCGGGTATGCTCCGATACCGACTCGCGGCGGCCCTTGCCCTCGGCGCTCTGGCCGCGCCGACCGACGCGCAGCTTCCCCCGACCCGCCTCGCAAGCATCGACGTCTACCGGACGACGCAGCTCGATGCCGAGGACGTCGAACGACGCTACGCGCCCGCGATCCGCGAGCTCGTCGCGGCGATCTCGGCGAACGACGAGGAAGCGGGAGCGCGCATCCAAGACGAGATCGTCGAGTCGCTCAGGGAGAGCGGCGATTTCGCTTTCGTGGCCCTCGACATCACGACGACGTTCGCGGTGGACGAGAACGTGCTGAACGCGACGATCGAGCTCGTGGACACCGCGGACGCGGCGGCGCGGCTGTCGTTCGGCCCCGAGCCGACGGGCTCGGTGGCCGATCCCGACGGCGTGCTCGCGTCCTGGGCCGAGTACGAGAGGACGAGCATCGAGCTCCTGCAGAAACGGCAGATCGAGCCGACCATCGCGGACTGCCCGGCGCATCACTGCATCCTCGGCTTCGAGCACCCTGCGCTCGCGCCGTTCCTCGAGCGCTTCGATCGCGCCGCGCGCGAGCACCACGACGCGCTCGTGCGCGTGCTGCGCGAGGATGCCGATCCGCAGAAACGTGGCCACGCGGCGTTCGTGCTGGCCCACGTCGAGGACGCTCACGCGCTCGTCCGCGACCTCGTCCCGTCTTTCGACGATCCCTCCTCGCTCGTGCGCAACAACGCGATGCGCGTGCTGCTGATGGTCGCGCAGCGAGACCGCGAGGTCGCCATCCCGTTCGCGCCGCTCGCAAGGCGCATCGACGATCCGGACAGCGGGTGCCGCAACAAGGCGGCGTCTCTAATCGCAGCTCTCGCCGATCGTCCGGAGTACCGCGACGACATTCTCGCGATCGCGCCGGCGGTGCTGCGGCTGCTGCGCCTCGAGAAGCCGAACAACCACGATCCCGCCTACCACATCCTGAGGACGATCAGCGGCGAGAGCTTCGGCGAGCGCGATTACGAGCGCTGGCAGGCGTGGATCGAGCAGACGCGCACCGCGGGCGTGCCCGCCTCGCCTTCGCGATGA
- a CDS encoding DUF2975 domain-containing protein — MTRPAAPLAVAPPAKRLSAALSALCLAFAVVQPALSLALLVLEPELLTEGLGLPASSAGSAIPAFSASQRVLIVVIGLVPIAFITYALVCAHRCFKSFARGDYFTLRVVRSLRGLAAGIALWTIAGGLTQPLLGVLLTLAEEELRVSVSFSTSNLFTLLFAGIVWQIADIMTKAVALAEENAQFI, encoded by the coding sequence ATGACCCGGCCCGCCGCTCCTCTCGCCGTCGCTCCGCCGGCCAAACGGTTGAGCGCCGCGCTGTCCGCGCTTTGCCTCGCATTCGCCGTCGTCCAGCCGGCACTGTCGCTCGCGCTGCTCGTGCTCGAGCCCGAGCTGCTCACGGAGGGACTCGGGCTGCCCGCATCGTCCGCGGGCTCGGCGATTCCAGCCTTTTCCGCGAGTCAGCGCGTCCTCATCGTCGTGATCGGCCTCGTGCCGATCGCGTTCATTACGTACGCCCTCGTGTGCGCGCACCGCTGCTTCAAGAGCTTCGCTCGCGGCGACTACTTCACGTTGCGCGTGGTCCGGAGCCTCAGGGGGCTCGCGGCGGGCATCGCGCTGTGGACGATCGCGGGCGGGCTCACGCAACCGCTCCTCGGCGTTCTGCTCACGCTCGCGGAGGAGGAGCTGAGGGTCAGTGTTTCGTTCAGCACGAGCAATCTCTTCACGCTGCTCTTCGCCGGCATCGTCTGGCAGATCGCGGACATCATGACGAAAGCGGTCGCGCTCGCCGAAGAGAACGCGCAATTCATTTGA
- a CDS encoding helix-turn-helix transcriptional regulator — translation MPIVVKLDVVLAERKVKSKELAQHVGITEANMSLLKQGKVKGVRFETLEKICEYLDCQPGDILRYERAESPARKPRTLRRA, via the coding sequence ATGCCCATCGTCGTCAAGCTCGACGTCGTGCTCGCCGAGCGGAAGGTCAAGTCGAAGGAGCTCGCGCAGCATGTCGGCATCACGGAAGCCAACATGTCGCTGCTCAAGCAGGGCAAGGTGAAGGGCGTGCGCTTCGAGACGCTCGAGAAGATTTGCGAGTACCTGGACTGCCAGCCCGGGGACATCCTCCGCTACGAGCGCGCCGAGTCGCCCGCGCGCAAGCCTCGGACGCTGCGGCGGGCGTGA